A stretch of Bos mutus isolate GX-2022 chromosome 8, NWIPB_WYAK_1.1, whole genome shotgun sequence DNA encodes these proteins:
- the LOC102271333 gene encoding disintegrin and metalloproteinase domain-containing protein 20 — translation MARYDVSAIGVGEFLVYMKVTLLLAWLKVFLFLPGSPQLGHAQRLGPPEVVIPRRVTPTGRGMKLQGWFSYKLHFGGQRHVVHIKVKKNFLSKNFPVFTYADKGVLLQDQPFVQDDCYYRGYVEGDPDSLVSLSNCFGGFQGMLQTNDIVYEIEPKRFSTASEHLIYKLDNKDTNFSYFRCGLTDEKIAGQLKIQESINSTLMQSAYTGWWTHHYFLEVAVVIDYSRYLHHKSNASLVQKEVFLVLNGVNDLMKPLGLEVFFKGMEIWTKKSLISIGNIGKTLNNFCKWKQKGFDKRVPHDVVHIFIKKNFGETLA, via the coding sequence ATGGCTAGATATGATGTCTCCGCGATAGGTGTTGGTGAGTTCCTGGTGTATATGAAGGTTACTCTCCTGCTTGCCTGGCTGAAAGtattcctcttccttcctggaTCGCCCCAGCTTGGGCACGCCCAAAGACTTGGCCCCCCAGAAGTGGTGATTCCCCGGAGGGTAACACCTACTGGCAGAGGCATGAAGCTTCAAGGCTGGTTCTCTTACAAACTGCATTTTGGGGGTCAGAGACATGTTGTTCATATAAAGGTCAAGAAGAATTTTTTGTCCAAAAACTTCCCAGTGTTCACCTACGCAGACAAGGGTGTTCTCCTGCAAGACCAACCTTTTGTCCAGGATGACTGTTATTACCGTGGTTACGTGGAGGGGGACCCAGACTCTCTGGTTTCCCTCAGTAACTGCTTCGGGGGCTTTCAAGGAATGTTACAGACAAATGACATTGTTTATGAAATTGAACCCAAAAGGTTTTCTACTGCATCTGAGCATCTAATATATAAGCTAGACAATAAGGACACAAATTTTTCATACTTTCGATGTGggttaacagatgagaaaatagcAGGACAATTGAAGATTCAAGAAAGCATTAATTCCACTTTGATGCAAAGTGCCTATACAGGCTGGTGGACCCACCACTATTTTCTTGAAGTGGCAGTGGTCATAGATTACAGTCGATATCTTCATCATAAAAGTAATGCTTCGCTTGTGCAGAAAGAAGTGTTCCTTGTTTTAAATGGAGTAAATGACCTTATGAAACCACTGGGTCTTGAGGTATTTTTCAAGGGAATGGAGATATGGACTAAAAAAAGCCTTATTTCAATAGGAAACATTGGAAAGACCTTGAACAACTTTTGCAAATGGAAGCAAAAGGGCTTCGATAAACGTGTGCCCCACGATGtggtacatatttttataaaaaagaattttggtGAAACTTTGGCTTAG
- the LOC102271609 gene encoding disintegrin and metalloproteinase domain-containing protein 20 produces MAGGETPVYVRISLLLLRLGVFLFLSGSSSTEHSQHHGLPEVVVPLKITYAGSSMKPPGWLSYSLRFGGQRHILHMKVNKLLFSKHLPVFTYTDQHGLTEDQPFVQNDCYYQGYMEGDPESLVALSTCLGGFQGTLQIHNVVYEIKPKRLSTSFEHLLYKMVDETELPPKRCGLTDEEITRQLKFLQESVNYTLKQSGYVGWWTHRRFLELAVLVDHGRYLYHQSNSSSVQSEVCMVVNGIDNFLHSLDVNVVLIGIEIWSEDNLLPTTNISILLEEFCMWKGRSFNTRLPHDIAHVFIKENYGRLLGLAYVGTVCNQLYNCGVDSFLNDKLQEFAYIVSHEIGHNLGMRHDDKICECGSRKCIMFPSKTVATRFSNCSYASYWNVVGKVRCMHISPNPENIFRQTRCGNSVLEEGEECDCGSTYTCAKDPCCQSDCTLRVGATCAFGLCCENCTFMPSGSMCRKEENECDLPEWCNGTSYQCPEDVYMQDGTSCTGGGYCYEKRCNDRNEQCRKIFGKEAKNANENCYKEVNMRGDRFGNCGLTASSYIQCGIPDILCGRVQCENVTEIPLLRDHSTVHWTRINGVSCWGTDYHLGMTIPDIGEVKDGTECGANHICIERKCTFMPSFESGCSPETCNMNGVCNNREHCHCNSEWNPPHCQEKGAGGSVDSGPPPGRDDVQDHHYLLLFRLIPLFFMLFCLLMWLFKKLKELIGQEEKSAPAEPQ; encoded by the coding sequence ATGGCTGGGGGTGAGACACCGGTGTATGTGAGGATCAGTCTCCTGCTGCTCCGGTTGGGGGTGTTTCTATTCCTTTCTGGATCATCCTCCACTGAGCACTCCCAACACCATGGTCTTCCAGAGGTGGTGGTACCCTTGAAGATAACATACGCTGGCAGCAGCATGAAGCCTCCTGGATGGCTCTCTTACAGCCTGCGCTTTGGAGGCCAGAGACACATTCTTCACATGAAAGTCAACAAGCTTTTGTTCTCTAAACACCTACCAGTGTTCACCTACACAGACCAGCATGGGCTAACAGAGGACCAGCCTTTTGTCCAGAATGACTGCTACTATCAGGGTTACATGGAAGGGGATCCAGAATCCCTGGTTGCCCTCAGTACATGTTTGGGGGGCTTTCAAGGAACATTACAGATACATAACGTTGTTTATGAAATCAAGCCCAAAAGGCTTTCTACCTCATTTGAGCATCTGCTATACAAGATGGTAGATGAGACAGAACTTCCACCCAAGAGATGTGgattaacagatgaagaaataacACGACAActgaaatttcttcaagagagtGTTAATTATACTTTGAAGCAAAGTGGATATGTTGGCTGGTGGACTCACAGGCGTTTCCTTGAACTGGCAGTGTTGGTAGACCACGGTCGGTATCTTTATCACCAAAGTAATTCCTCAAGTGTGCAGTCTGAAGTATGCATGGTTGTCAATGGAATAGATAACTTTTTACATTCACTGGATGTTAATGTGGTTTTGATTGGAATCGAGATCTGGTCTGAAGACAACCTCCTTCCAACAACAAACATAAGTATTCTCTTGGAAGAATTTTGCATGTGGAAGGGAAGAAGTTTTAATACCCGCTTACCACATGATATTGCACATGTTTTCATAAAGGAAAATTACGGCCGCCTTCTTGGCTTAGCCTACGTTGGAACTGTGTGTAATCAACTTTATAATTGTGGGGTTGATAGCTTTCTGAATGACAAATTGCAAGAGTTTGCATATATTGTATCACATGAGATTGGTCACAATCTGGGTATGCGACATGATGATAAAATATGTGAATGTGGAAGTAGAAAATGCATAATGTTTCCAAGTAAAACTGTGGCAACTCGATTCAGCAACTGCAGTTATGCTTCATACTGGaatgttgttggaaaagtgaGGTGCATGCACATTTCACCAAATCCAGAGAATATCTTCAGGCAGACACGCTGTGGGAACAGTGTGCTTGAAGAAGGAGAAGAGTGTGACTGTGGTTCCACATATACATGTGCAAAAGATCCCTGCTGTCAGTCAGACTGCACCCTGAGAGTTGGGGCTACTTGTGCTTTTGGCCTTTGCTGTGAGAACTGCACGTTCATGCCATCAGGCTCCATgtgtaggaaagaagaaaatgaatgtgaTCTTCCAGAGTGGTGCAATGGGACATCCTATCAGTGTCCAGAAGATGTGTACATGCAGGATGGGACCTCCTGCACAGGCGGTGGTTACTGCTATGAAAAGAGATGCAATGACCGCAATGAACAGTGTAGGAAAATTTTTGGCAAAGAGGCCAAGAATGCAAATGAGAATTGCTACAAGGAAGTGAATATGCGAGGTGACCGTTTTGGTAACTGTGGTCTCACAGCCAGTTCATATATACAATGTGGAATCCCAGATATTCTGTGTGGGAGGGTTCAGTGTGAGAATGTGACAGAAATCCCCCTCCTGAGAGATCATTCTACTGTGCATTGGACTCGAATAAATGGAGTCAGCTGCTGGGGTACAGACTACCATCTTGGGATGACCATACCTGATATTGGTGAAGTGAAAGATGGTACAGAGTGTGGTGCAAATCATATCTGCATCGAAAGGAAGTGTACTTTTATGCCCAGTTTCGAAAGTGGTTGTTCACCTGAGACCTGCAATATGAACGGAGTCTGCAACAACAGAGAGCACTGCCACTGCAACTCCGAGTGGAACCCTCCCCACTGCCAGGAAAAAGGTGCTGGCGGTAGTGTGGACAGCGGCCCACCGCCAGGCAGAGATGACGTGCAGGACCACCATTACCTGCTGCTATTTCGCTTGAttcctttgttttttatgttattttgtttgttaatGTGGCTGtttaagaaactaaaagaattaattgggcaggaagagaaaagtgCTCCAGCTGAACCTCAGTGA